From one Saccharomyces cerevisiae S288C chromosome XVI, complete sequence genomic stretch:
- the PPQ1 gene encoding protein-serine/threonine phosphatase (Protein phosphatase that regulates the mating response; negatively regulates the MAP kinase signaling cascade during mating; member of the serine/threonine phosphatase PP1 family) — MRRSPSRSNNNFAVPNCSTNSNSSQQQLTTPSDDLNSNEPNDPDDSRSLPTIKKFNNKHSINNYNTLASAGKNNNNKRASNDNLLIPGENAHKQKIYTKDENLKSLYLDIDVSVAKALSSSATAPKLINTARTSSTTTATTSNNILTSPSYRESNYSSPSSYSFSSYYSSATSASSSTSSFLKSSGLSSRVKSPSSSVKAGSFGAPSSPTSGIPNPKSSKKPIFLRRYSHDTSSNEGLDIDVAIEKLLQVGESREITKTSKKKNFPFHSWEIQLICYHAREIFLNQPTLLRLQAPIKVVGDVHGQFNDLLRILKLSGVPSDTNYLFLGDYVDRGKNSLETILLLLCYKIKYKDNFFMLRGNHESANVTKMYGFYDECKRRLSSKVWKMFVDVFNTLPLAAIIQDKIFCVHGGISPDLHDMKQIEKVARPTDIPESGLVTDLLWSDPDPQVTDWSENDRGVSYTFSKRNVLDFCAKFKFDLILRGHMVVEDGYEFFARKKFVTIFSAPNYCGEFHNWGAVMSVTTGMMCSFELLKPRALKNKKKLYKTKV, encoded by the coding sequence ATGAGAAGAAGCCCGTCCAGATCAAATAATAACTTTGCAGTACCGAATTGCTCAACTAATTCAAACTCTAGTCAGCAACAATTAACTACACCTTCAGATGATCTCAACAGTAACGAACCTAATGACCCAGATGATAGTAGGTCTCTACCTACtatcaagaaattcaataataaaCATTCTATAAACAATTACAACACTTTAGCATCGGCCGggaaaaacaacaacaataaacGAGCTAGCAATGATAATTTGCTCATTCCTGGTGAGAATGCCCATAAACAGAAAATATACACTAAGGATGAAAACTTGAAGAGCTTGTACCTAGATATCGATGTTTCTGTCGCTAAAGCCCTATCCTCATCAGCAACTGCTCCGAAGCTGATCAATACCGCAAGAACTTCCtctactaccactgccacTACCTCAAATAATATCCTGACATCACCCTCTTATCGTGAATCAAATTATTCTTCTCCATCctcatattctttttcctcctACTACTCATCCGCTACGTCTGCTTCCTCATCAACctcatcatttttaaaatcttCAGGGTTATCGTCCAGAGTTAAGTCTCCTTCATCTTCGGTTAAGGCAGGTTCTTTTGGTGCGCCTTCGTCCCCAACATCTGGGATACCTAATCCTAAAAGTAGCAAGAAGCCTATATTTTTGAGACGGTATTCTCATGATACCTCTTCAAATGAAGGTCTTGATATCGATGTTGCGATCGAAAAATTACTACAAGTGGGTGAGTCAAGAGAAATTACAAAAACgtccaaaaaaaagaactttCCATTCCATTCTTGGGAAATTCAACTCATTTGCTATCATGcaagagaaatttttttgaatcaaCCTACTCTTTTGAGATTACAAGCGCCTATCAAAGTTGTCGGTGATGTTCATGGACAATTTAATGATTTATTGAGAATTTTGAAGTTGTCTGGTGTGCCATCTGATACTAATTATCTGTTCTTGGGTGATTATGTGGACCGTGGTAAGAACTCATTGGAAACAatactattgttattatgTTACAAAATAAAGTACAAAGACAACTTTTTTATGTTAAGGGGTAATCACGAATCTGCTAATGTCACAAAGATGTACGGTTTCTATGATGAATGCAAAAGGCGATTGAGCTCGAAAGTATGGAAAATGTTCGTTGACGTATTTAATACTTTGCCATTAGCAGCAATTATTCAAGATAAGATCTTTTGCGTTCATGGAGGTATATCGCCCGATTTACATGACATGAAGCAAATCGAAAAAGTCGCAAGACCAACGGATATTCCTGAAAGCGGGCTGGTTACAGACTTACTGTGGAGTGACCCAGACCCTCAAGTAACTGATTGGTCAGAAAATGATCGTGGTGTTTCATACACATTTTCTAAGAGGAACgttcttgatttttgtgCTAAGTTTAAATTCGATTTAATACTTAGGGGACATATGGTCGTAGAAGATGGTTATGAATTCTTTGCCAGGAAAAAGTTTGTCACAATCTTTTCAGCACCAAATTATTGTGGAGAATTTCATAATTGGGGGGCAGTAATGAGCGTTACAACGGGTATGATGTGTAGCTTTGAACTGTTAAAGCCGCGtgcattgaaaaataaaaagaagttATACAAAACCAAAGTGTAG
- the CBC2 gene encoding nuclear cap-binding protein subunit CBC2 (Small subunit of the heterodimeric cap binding complex with Sto1p; interacts with Npl3p, possibly to package mRNA for export from the nucleus; may have a role in telomere maintenance; contains an RNA-binding motif) has product MSLEEFDEVKYDHSTKRLDTPSRYLLRKARRNPNGLQELRESMKSSTIYVGNLSFYTSEEQIYELFSKCGTIKRIIMGLDRFKFTPCGFCFIIYSCPDEALNALKYLSDTKLDEKTITIDLDPGFEDGRQFGRGKSGGQVSDELRFDFDASRGGFAIPFAERVGVPHSRFDNSSSQSNTNNYIPPPDAMGTFRPGFDEEREDDNYVPQ; this is encoded by the coding sequence ATGTCCCTGGAAGAATTTGACGAAGTTAAATATGATCATTCAACTAAACGCCTAGATACACCATCAAGGTACCTGCTGCGCAAGGCTAGAAGAAACCCTAACGGGCTACAAGAACTGCGTGAGTCGATGAAGTCATCCACAATTTATGTAGGAaatctttccttttataCATCAGAAGAACAAATTTACGAATTATTCAGTAAATGTGGCacaataaaaagaataattaTGGGTTTGGACCGTTTTAAGTTCACGCCATGTGGCTTCtgttttattatatatagtTGTCCAGATGAAGCATTGAATGCCTTAAAATATTTGTCCGATACAAAGTTAGACGAAAAGACAATTACCATTGATCTAGATCCTGGTTTTGAAGATGGAAGACAGTTTGGTCGTGGTAAGAGCGGTGGTCAAGTCAGCGATGAATTGAGGTTCGATTTTGATGCATCCAGAGGTGGCTTCGCCATTCCATTTGCAGAGCGTGTCGGCGTACCACATTCCAGATTTGATAACAGTAGCTCACAATCTAATACGAATAATTATATCCCTCCTCCTGATGCAATGGGTACTTTCAGACCAGGTTTCgatgaagaaagagaagatgATAACTACGTACCTCAGTAG
- the CTI6 gene encoding Cti6p (Component of the Rpd3L histone deacetylase complex; relieves transcriptional repression by binding to the Cyc8p-Tup1p corepressor and recruiting the SAGA complex to the repressed promoter; contains a PHD finger domain), whose translation MESTAIVPKGPVVGSEDMEKAEVIASGSTDIISTTSTATTTAAIGSVQEESVKQEDVPMEGGEGEVEEEEGETRCICGELDTPDDSGFFIQCEQCSSWQHGYCVSITQDNAPDKYWCEQCRPELHQLFTTDTGEARSIYKPVQEKRRQSRRKARSAAASKSHAANEAEKSPRNTSNTDDNVDDIGDEEDEVEDEASAVALAKDGNTRSSRRRRRNSMDDASTDQYSLDPGDSDKKLLDRKRATFMAREEKQYQRMLEKALKESRRTSHQEDPESYENDADIYQGDTDNHNGTTRLQTDVMLTEGKPDSVTNDDMKESLRPSKEQSMEKTNDVEKEASQEKESSTGSAQDTEKTDEPILPLTSISSSEDDSRKASSRGSKRVSKPARKGNRTRRSNTSSDTNQNRRSADIGTDKPVKPRLPPQRTSLNEMRRRVSAILEFISRTQWELSEDQSDREEFVRFVENQHFVEKVDTIYNGYNESLSMMDDLTRELLLWEKKYSNNTNAIQ comes from the coding sequence ATGGAATCGACAGCAATAGTGCCTAAAGGCCCTGTTGTGGGTAGTGAAGATATGGAGAAAGCGGAAGTCATTGCTAGTGGGTCCACAGACATTATATCAACAACATCAACAGCGACAACAACGGCGGCGATTGGAAGTGTACAGGAAGAAAGTgtaaaacaagaagatgTTCCTATGGAAGGTGGAGAGGGGGAAGTcgaggaagaggaaggcGAAACTCGCTGTATCTGTGGAGAGCTCGATACTCCAGATGACTCCggatttttcattcaatgTGAGCAGTGCAGTTCCTGGCAGCACGGTTATTGTGTGAGTATTACTCAAGACAACGCACCTGATAAATATTGGTGCGAGCAATGCAGACCGGAGTTACATCAGCTCTTTACCACAGATACTGGCGAAGCAAGGTCAATCTATAAACCTGTGCAAGAGAAAAGGAGGCAATCAAGAAGGAAGGCACGAAGTGCAGCTGCAAGTAAATCTCATGCCGCCAATGAAGCAGAGAAAAGTCCCAGAAATACCAGCAATACCGATGATAACGTCGACGATATCGGcgacgaagaagatgaagtaGAAGATGAAGCTTCGGCTGTAGCATTAGCCAAGGACGGCAACACGAGGTCAAGTAgaaggaggaggaggaaTTCAATGGATGATGCTTCTACCGATCAGTATTCACTGGATCCTGGAGATAGTGATAAGAAGCTACTGGATAGAAAAAGGGCAACTTTCATGgcaagagaagaaaagcaatATCAAAGAATGCTTGAAAAAGCCTTGAAAGAAAGCAGGAGGACATCACATCAAGAAGATCCTGAAAGTTATGAAAATGATGCTGATATATACCAAGGTGATACCGACAATCACAACGGCACCACTCGATTACAAACGGATGTTATGCTAACGGAAGGCAAACCGGACTCGGTAACAAATGATGATATGAAAGAAAGCCTACGACCATCGAAAGAGCAATCAATggaaaaaacaaatgatgtggaaaaagaagctaGTCAAGAAAAGGAATCTTCTACGGGTTCGGCGCAAGACACTGAGAAAACTGATGAACCCATCCTACCCCTAACctcaatatcttcttctgaGGATGATTCAAGGAAAGCTAGTTCGAGGGGTTCTAAAAGAGTTTCCAAACCAGCAAGAAAGGGCAACAGAACTCGTCGAAGCAATACAAGTTCAGACACCAACCAAAATAGAAGGAGTGCTGATATAGGTACCGACAAACCAGTAAAGCCCAGATTACCCCCTCAAAGGACCTCATTAAACGAAATGAGAAGAAGGGTATCCGCTATTTTGGAGTTCATTTCTAGAACTCAATGGGAATTGAGTGAAGATCAGTCTGATCGAGAGGAATTTGTACGATTCGTGGAAAACCAGCATTTCGTAGAAAAAGTTGATACGATTTACAACGGTTATAATGAAAGTCTATCAATGATGGACGACCTGACTAGAGAGTTACTACTATgggagaaaaaatattcaaataacACTAATGCCATTCAATAA
- the RTT10 gene encoding tRNA (34-2'-O)-methyltransferase regulator RTT10 (WD40 domain-containing protein involved in endosomal recycling; forms a complex with Rrt2p that functions in the retromer-mediated pathway for recycling internalized cell-surface proteins; interacts with Trm7p for 2'-O-methylation of N34 of substrate tRNAs; has a role in regulation of Ty1 transposition; human ortholog is WDR6): MKDLSHYGPALCVKFYNDYVLAGYGPFIHVYDYHSATLINKCRLFHYNKVHGLSLSSEGKILAYGARSVTIVELEDVLKKESLVDFERINSDWITGATFSFDNLQIYLLTCYNKVLICDLNCEVLFRKSLGGERSILYSGIIKVFGPDKVYVNAGTVMGGVIIWDLFSETKIHNLLGHEGSIFYVNLSNNGRYVASCSDDRSIRLWDLETGKQLSVGWSHTARIWNLMFFDNDSKLISVSEDCTCRVWNIIESRENVAELSISNVYEVHLIKSIWGVDVKDDEMIAVTSGNDGRLKLIDLLQLKRHGDEETSFSLDDIAKQCGDIFEKNESIKGFQWFSFGVIAITSLGKILKYSDVTKQWKLLLTNEKFNSYPITNGIQTQNIAVFSNNKSDILLIKFSKDSADIIETEEFHLDELSKTNNCLVTEYDDDSFLLTLQSPNPREKFVCLEISLQNLKIKSKHCFNKPENFSSSCLTSFRNHILVGSRFSTLVIYNLLDESEEPFIIRRLSPGDTTTSIEFVEDKDNSAVFSVTNRDGYYVFIELTKNSLEEGPYRLSYKVLHSNKMMKGFLEGAFFNSKGEYITYGFKSSLFYLYNETNCYELASEVCGGSHRLWNLAKITDGHVLMYIKASRFHLRKIYNSIVPETLENGVHGREIRDISICPVSNTNTNDNFKDGHIFCTASEDTTIKLGYFNNRTGKVQNFWTQRKHVSGLQRCQFINHKLMISSSAREELFLWELNDKYNKRPYMTIRQALPVSTNNSDLRIMDFDVKFISQSGDFLLVTVYSDSTIKIWHYRENQNKFDLIMQGRYKTCCLFNVVFIALKEELLVVISPTDGHLVVYNITEYVPFSVDPISGDLVDHKLDATISNLPAPVAQLPVHQSGVKSLDYVANATRTSATILTGGDDNGLGLSNLKLDDSNKVTLKTSDFIAAAASSTITSGMLINGGKEVITTSVDQVIRAWEITAGKLSLVDKKRTTVADTGSLEIISNDEDADSEKTLLIGGVGLSIWKK, encoded by the coding sequence ATGAAGGACTTGTCTCATTATGGTCCTGCGCTATGTGTTAAATTTTACAATGATTATGTTCTAGCTGGTTATGGGCCTTTCATCCATGTCTATGACTATCATTCGGCTACGTTGATTAACAAATGTAGGCTATTTCACTACAATAAAGTTCATGGACTTAGCCTTTCTAGTGAAGGGAAAATTTTGGCCTATGGTGCAAGATCAGTAACAATAGTGGAACTTGAAGACGTTTTAAAGAAAGAGTCATTGGTGGATTTCGAAAGGATTAACTCAGATTGGATTACCGGTGCTACATTCAGCTTTGACAACTTGCAAATATATTTGTTAACATGTTATAATAAAGTGCTAATTTGTGATTTAAATTGTGAAGTTCTTTTTAGGAAGTCTCTTGGGGGAGAAAGATCTATTCTATATTCCGGTATAATTAAAGTTTTCGGTCCGGATAAAGTATATGTTAACGCTGGTACTGTAATGGGCGGTGTTATCATTTGGGACCTGTTCTCGGAGACAAAAATTCATAACTTACTGGGTCATGAAGGTTCTATCTTTTATGTTAATTTAAGCAACAACGGAAGATATGTTGCCAGTTGCTCTGACGACAGATCAATTAGACTGTGGGATTTAGAAACTGGCAAGCAGCTGTCTGTTGGCTGGAGCCATACGGCAAGAATATGGAATTTAATgttttttgataatgatTCAAAACTAATAAGTGTTTCTGAAGATTGCACATGCCGTGTATGGAACATTATCGAATCACGAGAAAACGTTGCCGAATTATCCATATCTAACGTTTACGAAGTACATTTAATCAAGAGTATATGGGGCGTTGATGTGAAAGACGACGAAATGATAGCTGTAACCTCCGGGAATGATGGTAGGTTAAAGCTGAttgatcttcttcaactGAAGAGACACGGCGATGAAGAAACATCGTTCAGTCTAGATGATATCGCAAAGCAATGTGGCGATATTTTCGAAAAGAATGAAAGTATCAAGGGATTTCAATGGTTTTCATTCGGTGTAATTGCTATCACTTCATTGGGTAAAATACTTAAATACAGTGATGTCACGAAACAATGGAAGTTGTTACtaacaaatgaaaaattcaactCGTATCCAATTACAAATGGGATTCAAACGCAAAATATCGCTGTCTTTTCCAATAATAAAAGTGACATCCTTCTTATCAAATTTAGCAAAGATAGCGCTGACATAATTGAGACCGAAGAATTCCATTTAGATGAGCTTTCTAAGACAAATAACTGTCTCGTTACAGAATACGATGATGACTCCTTCCTATTGACTTTACAATCCCCAAATCCTCGAGAGAAGTTTGTATGTTTGGAAATAAGCCTTCAGAActtaaaaattaaaagcaAGCACTGTTTCAATAAGCcggaaaatttttcttcctcatgTTTGACCTCCTTCCGAAATCATATTTTAGTCGGCTCACGTTTTAGTACATTAGTAATCTACAACTTACTTGATGAGAGCGAGGAGCCCTTCATAATTAGGAGATTAAGTCCCGGAGACACTACAACCTCAATCGAATTTGTAGAAGATAAAGACAACTCTGCGGTCTTCTCAGTAACAAATAGGGATGGCTATTATGTATTTATTGAGTTGACGAAAAACAGTTTGGAAGAGGGTCCCTACCGACTAAGTTATAAGGTCTTGCATTCTAataagatgatgaaaggTTTCTTGGAGGGCGCTTTCTTTAATTCAAAAGGTGAATACATTACTTATGGGTTCAAGTCCAGCTTGTTTTATCTCTACAATGAAACCAACTGTTATGAACTAGCTAGTGAAGTTTGTGGTGGTTCCCATCGTCTGTGGAATCTCGCAAAAATTACTGATGGCCACGTATTAATGTATATTAAGGCATCCCGATTTCATTTAAGGAAAATTTACAACTCCATTGTGCCTGAAACTTTAGAAAATGGTGTACACGGAAGGGAAATCAGAGATATTTCAATCTGTCCTGTTTCAAATACCAACACGAATGACAATTTTAAGGATGGGCATATATTCTGTACTGCATCTGAAGATACTACAATTAAGCTGGGATATTTTAACAATAGAACAGGGAAGGTGCAGAATTTTTGGACACAAAGAAAGCATGTGTCTGGATTACAACGTTGTCAGTTTATAAATCACAAACTAATGATATCATCTTCAGCTAGAGAGGAGTTATTCTTATGGGAATTGAACGATAAGTATAATAAACGACCATATATGACCATACGACAAGCTTTACCTGTATCCACAAATAATTCTGATCTAAGGATCATGGATTTTGATGTCAAATTTATATCACAGTCAGGTGACTTCTTATTAGTTACTGTTTATTCAGATTCAACAATAAAGATTTGGCACTATAGGGAAAATCAGAATAAGTTTGACCTGATCATGCAAGGTCGTTATAAGACGTGCTGTTTATTCAACGTCGTATTTATTGCACTGAAAGAAGAGCTCCTTGTTGTCATTTCACCAACTGATGGACATTTAGTGGTTTATAATATAACCGAGTACGTACCATTTTCCGTTGATCCGATTTCTGGCGATTTGGTTGACCACAAACTGGACGCTACTATCTCAAATCTTCCCGCACCTGTAGCGCAGTTGCCGGTACATCAATCTGGTGTCAAGTCCCTAGACTATGTTGCTAATGCTACAAGAACTTCCGCCACAATTTTGACAGGGGGTGATGATAATGGTTTAGGGTTAAGCAACCTGAAATTAGATGACTCGAATAAAGTAACGTTAAAAACAAGTGACTTTATCGCTGCAGCAGCTTCTTCGACAATAACGTCCGGTATGTTGATTAATGGTGGCAAAGAAGTCATTACCACATCGGTTGATCAAGTAATACGCGCTTGGGAAATTACCGCAGGCAAGCTTTCACTGGTAGATAAAAAGCGTACCACTGTGGCGGATACAGGATCATTAGAAATCATTTccaatgatgaagatgctGATTCTGAGAAAACGTTACTGATCGGAGGTGTTGGTTTatcaatttggaaaaaatga
- the TCO89 gene encoding Tco89p (Subunit of TORC1 (Tor1p or Tor2p-Kog1p-Lst8p-Tco89p); regulates global H3K56ac; TORC1 complex regulates growth in response to nutrient availability; cooperates with Ssd1p in the maintenance of cellular integrity; deletion strains are hypersensitive to rapamycin), which yields MVHRGRTLKSDTDVTSLNASTVSHQSKPFRQFSTRSRAKSNASFKGLRRVLTHDGTLDNDYFNKHNVSQKCKSSDALFRKRTISGLNMTALTRVKSNQGKRSASFHSPVHNTLLSPKNSSHSNTGTAGFGLKPRRSKSTQSVLSLRDAQESKKSESTTDEEVECFSEDNIEDGKVNNDKVIAEHVMPEEKKNVQQLNQNELQSPDSIDEQEEDKSGTDGKENHRAVSLPLPHLSSNNYFGESSHSIEHQKDGETSPSSIETKLNATSVINEEGQSKVTKEADIDDLSSHSQNLRASLVKAGDNISEAPYDKEKKILDVGNTLAAHKSNQKPSHSDEQFDQEDHIDAPRSNSSRKSDSSFMSLRRQSSKQHKLLNEEEDLIKPDDISSAGTKDIEGHSLLENYAPNMILSQSTGVERRFENSSSIQNSLGNEIHDSGEHMASGDTFNELDDGKLRKSKKNGGRSQLGQNIPNSQSTFPTIANIGSKDNNVPQHNFSTSISSLTNNLRRAAPESFHGSRMNNIFHKKGNQNLLLRSNDLNKNSAAPASPLSNEHITSSTNSGSDANRQSNSGAKFNSFAQFLKSDGIDAESRTQRKLWLQRENSIMDLSSQNDGSDSIFMAGNIDAKREFERISHEYSNVKRFYNPLDEALLRVQPIITGNANNIRKKSHNDAQSIAHSSSDTDHKDEDDLLFTNYDKKFDDLYPHLASAKIQAVLSGIWKSESYLFNKDVNPINKNRTTSTNHSVGHTASQNARNLLRGPMGSSTTLHHQRVINSLQPTTRAVNRRMENVGYMHTQPQQR from the coding sequence ATGGTTCATCGAGGAAGGACTTTGAAGTCAGACACTGATGTAACATCTCTTAATGCGTCAACAGTATCACACCAGTCAAAGCCATTTAGACAGTTTTCGACTAGGTCGAGAGCAAAGAGTAACGCAAGCTTCAAAGGTTTGCGTAGAGTTTTAACACATGATGGCACCCTGGATAATGATTATTTTAATAAGCACAACGTTTCTCAGAAATGCAAGAGTTCTGATGCACTTTTCAGAAAGCGAACGATTAGTGGGTTGAATATGACAGCTTTAACAAGAGTAAAGTCCAATCAAGGAAAAAGATCAGCATCCTTTCATAGTCCGGTGCATAATACGCTGCTCAGTCCAAAGAACAGCAGTCATTCTAATACTGGAACTGCTGGTTTCGGCCTGAAACCACGAAGAAGTAAAAGTACCCAATCTGTTCTGAGTCTTCGAGATGCGCAAGAATCTAAAAAGAGTGAATCTACTACTGACGAGGAGGTGGAATGTTTTTCGGAAGACAACATTGAAGATGGAAAGGTGAATAATGATAAAGTAATAGCCGAGCATGTTATgcctgaagaaaaaaagaatgtgCAGCAATTAAATCAGAATGAATTACAATCCCCGGATTCAATAGatgaacaagaagaagataaatcAGGTACTGATGGAAAGGAAAATCATAGAGCTGTATCCTTACCATTACCTCATTTATCTTCCAATAACTATTTCGGAGAATCAAGCCATTCTATAGAACATCAGAAAGATGGAGAAACATCTCCAAGCTCAATTGAAACAAAACTGAATGCAACAAGTGTAATCAATGAAGAGGGGCAATCAAAGGTGACGAAGGAAGCTGATATTGATGACTTGTCCAGCCATTCTCAAAATTTGAGGGCCTCATTGGTTAAAGCGGGCGATAATATATCAGAAGCACCAtatgataaagaaaaaaaaattcttgatgTTGGTAATACCTTAGCTGCACATAAAAGTAATCAAAAACCAAGTCATTCAGATGAACAGTTTGATCAGGAAGATCACATTGATGCCCCTAGGAGtaattcatcaagaaaaagcGACTCGAGCTTTATGTCTCTTAGGAGACAAAGTTCTAAACAACACAAATTATTaaacgaagaagaagatctAATCAAGCCTGATGATATTTCTTCCGCTGGTACCAAGGATATTGAAGGGCATAGCTTACTGGAAAATTATGCGCCTAATATGATTCTCTCCCAGTCGACTGGAGTTGAACgtagatttgaaaattcaTCATCCATCCAAAATTCGCTTGGGAATGAAATTCATGACTCGGGTGAGCATATGGCTTCAGGTGATACTTTTAATGAACTGGATGATGGCAAATTGCGCAagagcaagaaaaatggtgGAAGATCTCAACTTGGCCAAAATATACCGAACTCTCAGTCTACTTTCCCCACCATTGCTAACATCGGTAGTAAAGATAATAATGTACCACAGCACAACTTTTCGACCTCCATATCGAGTTTAACCAATAATTTGAGGAGAGCTGCTCCTGAAAGCTTCCATGGTTCAAGAatgaataatatttttcacAAGAAAGGTAATCAGAATCTACTTCTGAGATCCAACGATCTCAACAAAAATTCTGCAGCCCCGGCCTCTCCATTGTCCAACGAACATATTACATCTAGTACGAACTCCGGTAGCGATGCAAACAGACAATCCAACTCAGGTGCCAAATTTAATAGCTTCGCCCAGTTCCTTAAATCAGATGGGATTGATGCAGAATCAAGAAcacaaagaaaattatggTTGCAGAGGGAGAATTCTATTATGGACTTAAGTTCACAAAATGACGGTAGTGACTCTATCTTTATGGCAGGAAACATTGATGCGAAAAGGGAGTTTGAGAGAATATCCCATGAATACTCTAATGTAAAAAGATTTTACAACCCATTAGATGAAGCATTGTTGAGAGTACAACCTATAATAACGGGAAATGCAAATAATATcaggaaaaaaagccaTAACGATGCTCAGTCAATCGCACATTCTAGCAGTGATACAGATCATAAGGATGAGGACGATTTGCTCTTTACTAACTAtgacaaaaaatttgatgatcTTTATCCACATCTTGCAAGTGCAAAGATTCAGGCAGTGTTGTCCGGTATATGGAAAAGCGAAAGTTACTTATTTAACAAGGATGTTAATCCAATCAACAAGAATAGGACAACGAGTACAAACCACAGCGTTGGCCACACTGCTTCACAGAATGCACGTAACTTGCTGAGGGGCCCGATGGGTTCCAGCACGACTTTGCACCACCAACGCGTCATTAACTCTCTGCAGCCGACTACGAGGGCAGTGAATCGCAGGATGGAAAATGTGGGCTACATGCATACACAGCCACAACAAAGGTGA